The Streptomyces sp. V4I8 genome includes the window CGTTGAGCTGGAACGTTACGACAGGGCTGGAAGCGGATCAACTGGAGGCCTTGGTGGTCCGGGTCCACACGATGCTGGTGGAGGACCCCGATCCGCCCGTGGTGCCGGGACGGATGTGGGCGCTGGGCCTGTACAAGTCCGTGGTCCTGGTGTTGTTCCTGCTGCGGCAGAACCCCGTCCAGCAAGCGGCGGCGGAACTGTTCCACATCTCCCAGGCCACCGTCTCGCGCCGGTGGACCACGCTGCTCCCGGTGGTGGAGACGGCCCTGGCCGAGCATGTGCCCGACCCCGCCGACGCCTCACACGGCAGGATCGTCCTGGTCGACGGGACCCTGGTCACCACGTGGGACTGGGCGAGCGAGGGCACCACGATGTTCTCCGGCAAGCATCGTGACACAGGCTTCAACCTGCAGGTCGCCGCCACTCTCAGCGGGGACCTGCTCGCCGTCTCCGCGCCGGTACCCGGCAGCCGGCACGACATGTACGCCTGGCGCCAGTCCCACTTTCCCAAAGCCTTCGCCGACCGGGAGAGCATGGGGGATCTGGGCTATGCCGGCTCCGGCATGCTCACCGCCCGCCGCAAGCCACCCGGTCAGGAACGCCCCGTCAAAGACAAGGTGTTCAACCAGAGCATCGGCAAGCTCCGCGCCGCCGTCGAACGAGCGATCGCACATCTGAAGGACTGGAAGGTCCTCGCCACTCGCTATCGCGGCCCTCTCACTCGGTTCCCCCTCGTCGCCAAGACCGTCACCGCCCTCGCCTTCTACAAGAACGGCTGGTGACCCCGTGAATAAGCCTCAGGCTAAGTAACGAGTGGGAAGCCCGCGACTTTGACGAGTCGAGACCTTAAGTCCCTCGTTGGCGCTGGCGTGTAACCGCCTAAAGGACATCTCCGAAAGGGTAAATGTGGCTAACATCCCGCCCGTTCCGAATTACCCTCTCAGGGGCGTCGGGACGCTGATCGAAGCGCCGTCGCGACACCAACAAACTGCCTCATGCCAGCTTGGCGCGCGTACGTCTCCTCGGTTTCTGAGGAGACATTCCTGCCGCTCCACGACCCCGTCTCCGCATACCCTCCTGGACAGCTGGGCCATCGTGTAATCACCGTCTTTCTCTAGGCTATGCATCTCGATCTCCAGAGCTGATAATGCCATCGCGACATCAATTGGATCTTGCATATCTACATGATCCATGCATAGCCTTCACTATGCGAGCGCCTGATTGAGGGAACCTACGGGGTCAGTAGTCGTCTCATCGAAGACGAGTGGACCACGAAGCCAATCCCTCGATCTCTTGCCGAGCGGCAGTCTCACTGAGCGTTTTCAGTATGGCCACTGATCGGGTGACGCTGGTGGTGTGTGAAACGCACGAGGCTCCCGTGCCGTTGGGGGAGGTGTTCGAAGTCTCAACCCACAGGCACAGGAGCCACGTTGGTTCCGTATTCTGCCGCACTCGACCTGCCCCACACCCTGGTCGAGCGGGTCACATGCTCATCGTCACCCGCGAGGGTGACCGCCGCTGCAAGTTCCCACCGCACCAGCGTGCCCTGGTCGGCCTGGTGTACCTGCGCCGGCACGACCCCCTCGCGCAGATCGCGGCCGGCTTCGGCATCTCCGTCGGCACCGCCCACGCCTACACGACAGCCGTCATCAATCTGCTCGCCGACCGCGCGCCCGGCCTGCTCCGTGCCCTGCGCGAAGCCGACCCCGACTACGTCCTGCTGGACGGCACCCTCGCGTAGTGCGACCGAGTCGGCGACAGCCGGGCCGACTACTCCCACAAGCACCGCCGACACGGGGTGAACGTGCAACTGGTGACCGATCCAG containing:
- a CDS encoding transposase family protein — protein: MSWNVTTGLEADQLEALVVRVHTMLVEDPDPPVVPGRMWALGLYKSVVLVLFLLRQNPVQQAAAELFHISQATVSRRWTTLLPVVETALAEHVPDPADASHGRIVLVDGTLVTTWDWASEGTTMFSGKHRDTGFNLQVAATLSGDLLAVSAPVPGSRHDMYAWRQSHFPKAFADRESMGDLGYAGSGMLTARRKPPGQERPVKDKVFNQSIGKLRAAVERAIAHLKDWKVLATRYRGPLTRFPLVAKTVTALAFYKNGW